A stretch of the Methanobrevibacter sp. genome encodes the following:
- a CDS encoding PD-(D/E)XK nuclease family protein, which yields MKLPSRSKSYIIPEYSLTGDLLSFLTCNLQYRYQNKGTLPPSKPVQRWFGEFIHGVLEEAYLEWDTNNKEFPWNWKEDIRPIEDMIDVRLQVDGLYPYDEDLFYSLMNSDLTIEDLNEHDHKKLASARAEKAINVWGPHLFPLIDSTELLIKGIRKMPNYDENVSRSNYYGINGVVDVLSSMKINKNLTQSNLDNYNNKIIEFLKKDPEFRKKITNFSEGDEYEIIIDYKGMKRPPEQSINKFTNPWENHKQQILTYSWLRSRQEDAKPIFAGIIFYLNELVPSKEDLVLIQEEIAQDRTDSAIDYSKYANDVELIMNWNEDDKAPELSEEFKIARSIRIINIDDKQIDDSLNRFDDVVFDIESSLIKEIKGCKIQEAWKADSDERTCNACDFKTFCKNNSVKTKDIKIP from the coding sequence ATGAAATTACCTTCAAGATCAAAATCATATATAATTCCAGAATACAGTCTAACTGGAGATTTGCTGTCATTTCTCACATGCAATCTGCAATATCGCTATCAAAACAAAGGAACCCTTCCTCCTTCAAAACCTGTTCAAAGATGGTTTGGAGAATTCATTCATGGCGTTTTGGAAGAGGCTTATCTTGAATGGGACACAAACAATAAGGAGTTTCCTTGGAACTGGAAAGAGGATATTCGCCCGATTGAGGACATGATTGACGTTAGATTGCAGGTGGACGGGCTTTACCCTTATGATGAGGATTTGTTTTACAGTCTGATGAATAGCGATTTGACCATTGAGGATTTGAATGAACACGACCATAAGAAATTAGCCAGTGCAAGAGCAGAAAAAGCCATCAATGTTTGGGGACCTCATTTGTTTCCTCTGATTGATTCAACAGAACTTCTGATTAAGGGAATTAGAAAAATGCCAAATTATGATGAAAATGTCAGCAGATCCAACTATTACGGCATTAACGGTGTTGTTGACGTTTTAAGCTCAATGAAAATTAATAAAAATCTTACTCAAAGCAATTTGGATAATTACAATAACAAGATTATAGAATTTCTCAAAAAAGATCCCGAATTCAGAAAAAAAATCACAAATTTCAGCGAAGGGGATGAATACGAAATCATCATTGATTATAAAGGAATGAAAAGACCTCCTGAACAGAGTATCAATAAATTTACCAATCCATGGGAAAATCATAAACAGCAAATCCTAACATATTCATGGCTTAGAAGCCGCCAGGAAGATGCAAAACCTATATTTGCAGGAATAATATTTTATCTAAATGAGCTTGTTCCTTCAAAAGAGGATTTGGTTTTAATACAGGAAGAGATTGCACAGGACAGAACTGATAGTGCTATTGACTACAGTAAATATGCAAATGATGTTGAGTTGATTATGAACTGGAACGAAGATGATAAGGCACCGGAGTTAAGTGAAGAGTTTAAAATTGCAAGGTCAATTCGTATAATCAATATTGACGATAAACAAATCGATGATTCACTTAACAGATTTGATGATGTTGTTTTTGATATTGAAAGTTCCTTAATTAAAGAGATTAAGGGCTGTAAAATTCAGGAGGCCTGGAAAGCAGATTCGGATGAAAGAACCTGTAATGCATGTGATTTTAAAACATTCTGTAAAAATAACAGTGTTAAAACAAAAGATATTAAAATTCCTTAA
- a CDS encoding DUF169 domain-containing protein: MTNNLEKNKKYCEVIESKITLDAKPVAMKLVKTEDDLPEGIELIGEKIRHCEMVRKASLGDTFYSTIDQQMCLGGAGAIGLRDMPEKLANGEKYFSLGRFKDIETAKKLTADLSIIEERSWAIIYAPLDEADFEADVIQIITKPVGGMKLAQSLVYKSGEKACGLFAGIQSLCGDAFSKPYLEDGINFTLGCDGSRKAADIKDEEMAIGISKAKIEEVIEGLESI, translated from the coding sequence TTGACTAATAATTTAGAGAAAAACAAAAAATATTGTGAAGTAATCGAAAGTAAAATCACTCTTGATGCTAAACCGGTTGCAATGAAATTAGTTAAAACTGAAGATGACCTTCCAGAAGGCATTGAGCTAATCGGTGAAAAAATCAGGCATTGTGAAATGGTTAGAAAAGCTTCATTAGGAGACACTTTCTACTCAACAATTGACCAGCAAATGTGTTTAGGGGGAGCTGGAGCTATTGGACTTAGAGATATGCCTGAAAAACTAGCAAATGGTGAAAAATACTTCTCATTAGGTAGATTTAAAGATATTGAAACTGCAAAAAAATTAACAGCAGATTTATCAATTATTGAAGAGAGATCATGGGCAATAATTTATGCTCCTTTAGATGAAGCTGATTTTGAAGCTGATGTTATTCAAATTATTACAAAACCTGTCGGCGGAATGAAACTTGCACAAAGCCTAGTCTATAAATCCGGTGAAAAAGCCTGCGGATTATTTGCAGGTATTCAATCATTATGTGGCGATGCATTTTCAAAACCTTATCTTGAAGATGGAATTAATTTCACATTAGGTTGTGACGGTTCCAGAAAAGCGGCTGACATCAAGGATGAAGAGATGGCAATAGGCATCAGCAAGGCAAAAATCGAAGAAGTTATTGAAGGACTTGAATCAATCTAA
- a CDS encoding aldo/keto reductase, protein MTYKSKFGFGCMRLPLTNADDPTSVNQELFNEMVDIYMEKGFNYFDTSYAYHNGTSETAMRKAIVERYPRESFEICDKIPTWALTSESDNEKFVNEMLERLGIEYFDVLFIHNINVPWFKLAEKHNSFEFLKDMKKKGIAKKIGFSFHDKANLLEKVLDKYGEYLDVVQLELNYLDWEDESIESHKCYDLCTQYGIDVYVMEPLKGGVIVNQSEEINREFENFNPDKSIASFALRFCASLDNVKMVLCGMNKMEDMIDNCDTFENFEVLSDEENQFLEKMGLKLKETLAVPCSECGYCIKECPSMIPIPEYFHIYNTSKNQPESNIYRLYYDKLADEKVPAEDCTYCGTCLDFCTQNIDIPEELENVCKHFEEGFSPYG, encoded by the coding sequence ATGACTTACAAATCTAAATTCGGTTTTGGTTGTATGAGATTACCTCTAACCAACGCTGATGACCCAACATCAGTCAATCAGGAACTGTTCAATGAAATGGTTGATATCTATATGGAAAAAGGATTCAACTACTTTGACACTTCCTATGCCTACCATAACGGTACAAGCGAAACAGCCATGAGAAAAGCAATAGTTGAAAGATATCCGCGTGAATCATTTGAAATCTGTGACAAGATACCTACTTGGGCGCTGACAAGTGAAAGCGACAATGAAAAATTCGTTAATGAGATGCTAGAAAGACTGGGAATTGAATACTTTGACGTATTATTTATACACAATATCAATGTTCCATGGTTTAAATTGGCTGAAAAGCACAATTCATTTGAATTTTTAAAAGACATGAAAAAAAAGGGAATTGCCAAAAAAATTGGTTTCAGTTTCCACGACAAGGCAAATCTATTAGAAAAAGTTTTGGACAAATACGGTGAATATCTTGATGTTGTTCAGCTTGAACTTAACTATCTTGACTGGGAAGATGAATCAATCGAATCACACAAATGTTACGATTTATGTACCCAATATGGAATTGATGTCTATGTAATGGAACCACTAAAAGGCGGAGTTATCGTCAATCAATCCGAAGAAATCAACAGGGAATTTGAAAATTTTAATCCTGACAAATCAATTGCAAGCTTTGCATTAAGATTCTGCGCTTCACTTGATAATGTAAAAATGGTTTTATGCGGCATGAACAAGATGGAAGACATGATTGACAACTGCGATACCTTTGAGAATTTTGAAGTTTTAAGTGATGAAGAAAATCAATTTTTAGAAAAAATGGGCTTAAAACTAAAAGAGACTCTTGCTGTACCGTGCAGTGAATGTGGATATTGCATAAAAGAGTGCCCTTCAATGATTCCTATACCTGAATATTTCCATATCTACAATACCAGCAAAAATCAGCCCGAATCAAATATCTACAGATTATATTACGATAAACTGGCAGATGAAAAGGTTCCTGCTGAAGATTGTACATATTGTGGAACCTGTCTGGACTTCTGTACACAAAATATAGACATTCCGGAAGAGCTGGAAAATGTATGTAAACACTTTGAGGAAGGATTCAGCCCATACGGCTAG
- a CDS encoding NTP transferase domain-containing protein, with amino-acid sequence MSISTIITAAGKNSRMRNDQISRGIELTNKLILPFNNKTVIETTIDNALSLNIDECIVVLGHYASEIKEAIFDNYKDEVKFVENNPVDVGLSTSLYNGLSNISSDFALCITADQPTVSAETFKKMIEVSQSSKNPYKTISILRRRKTGLLDTAEGLGMPFVAPRKNLMKYLENENDNLNPILRKIFDDGYIFYGIKEKNEKELLNINHYDDYLTLLD; translated from the coding sequence ATGTCTATTTCTACAATCATTACTGCTGCTGGTAAGAATTCTCGTATGAGAAATGATCAGATTTCACGCGGTATCGAGTTGACAAATAAACTTATTTTACCTTTTAACAATAAGACCGTTATAGAGACCACAATTGATAATGCATTATCCTTGAATATTGATGAATGTATTGTAGTACTTGGACATTATGCCAGTGAAATAAAGGAAGCTATTTTTGATAATTATAAAGATGAAGTAAAGTTTGTAGAAAACAATCCTGTTGATGTAGGTTTATCAACATCACTTTACAATGGTCTTTCAAATATTTCTTCTGATTTTGCTTTGTGCATTACCGCCGACCAGCCGACAGTCTCAGCCGAAACATTTAAGAAAATGATTGAAGTAAGCCAATCCTCAAAAAATCCATACAAAACAATATCAATTTTGAGAAGAAGAAAAACCGGACTGTTGGATACTGCTGAAGGGTTGGGAATGCCTTTTGTAGCTCCAAGAAAAAACCTGATGAAATATCTTGAAAATGAAAATGATAATTTGAATCCAATACTTAGAAAGATATTTGATGATGGATATATATTTTATGGAATAAAAGAAAAAAATGAAAAAGAGTTATTAAATATTAATCATTATGATGATTATCTAACTCTTTTAGATTGA
- a CDS encoding DEAD/DEAH box helicase, producing the protein MSEVNHIDMFKNDVRYRENIAHIETIPAKKASFKKVDNLNEKIVDYLDSRGVKLYQHQAETYEAIQNGENVIITTPTASGKTLAFNLPIMETMIEDKDATALYIYPAKALSNDQLHVLENLEKELDIKLKPRTYDGDTPRTEKRGIRENSRIVLTNPYQLHLILSWHHQWSRFYKNLRFIVIDESHYYKGVFGSNVAFLIKRLKRIANFYGSYPQFILSSATLANPLELANRLTGEEFALVDNDTSPSGEKDFILYNPFKNYVRKKINTQNAPSVHMETENIFMYMMLKNIQTLCFTVSRKTTELIAMWAKKDMTQIKGQLAHRIAAYRAGYQATERREIEDGLKSGKYLGVTCTNALELGINIGSLDAVIISGYPGTMISTWQQAGRAGRSNQKSLAVLIAFENQLDQYFMNNPKFFFDKAHENAIIDLKNPILQDAHLLCAAKELPLQRGEAEKYFDISQDVVDKLVSRKDLYENHRGDFIYPYDDNPAMDHSLDQISSEEFKVMNNGQLLETMERSQVYREAHEGAILINKGDTYVVNSVNLKNGFVNVSKQEVDYHTMVLNQTDINIKKKLSKTKYGKLTIHFGELTVSEDYFKYKKMQFSKAVGTYPLDLPPLKFNTKGLWFTIPKQVKDTLEDMFPNEEEVFAGGLHGAEHALIGLFPLHTMCDRFDIGGLSTNYHEDTQEATIFIYDGYEGGIGICEKAVDVFIELLNSTIDLLDNCQCQSGCPACIYSPKCGNDNKPLHKNATKYILEYMRNLIARSDEEVEAEITIENEEIPDEFDDALELYNKGDYSASKDVLNSILAHDNKHSNALSLMAQILYEQDQRDIALVFTKKALSCDRSNEMANELEVLLTNKPQKQEVKLNSLDDIETLYEEAYDLFEQGDLATSSEILEKLLDFDDKNSEALALMGLIYYHSGIFQKAIEYYKKASKINKNGEMVRELKMRVS; encoded by the coding sequence ATGTCTGAGGTAAACCATATTGATATGTTTAAAAATGATGTGAGATATAGGGAAAATATTGCCCATATTGAAACTATACCAGCTAAAAAAGCTAGTTTTAAAAAAGTTGATAATTTAAATGAAAAAATAGTGGACTATCTTGATTCCAGAGGCGTTAAGTTGTACCAGCACCAAGCCGAGACATATGAAGCAATCCAAAACGGTGAAAATGTAATTATAACAACACCGACCGCTTCAGGTAAAACTCTTGCTTTCAATCTACCGATAATGGAGACAATGATTGAGGATAAGGATGCAACAGCCCTTTACATTTACCCAGCAAAGGCTCTGTCAAATGACCAGCTGCACGTTTTGGAGAACCTGGAAAAAGAATTGGACATTAAGCTAAAACCCCGAACATATGATGGGGACACTCCAAGGACAGAAAAAAGGGGAATACGTGAAAATTCAAGGATTGTACTGACAAATCCATATCAGCTTCATTTGATATTGTCATGGCATCATCAATGGTCAAGATTTTATAAAAACCTGCGTTTCATTGTCATTGATGAATCACATTACTATAAAGGAGTCTTTGGCTCAAACGTTGCATTTTTAATTAAAAGACTTAAAAGAATTGCAAACTTTTATGGATCATATCCTCAGTTCATTTTATCATCTGCAACACTGGCCAATCCGTTGGAGCTTGCAAACAGATTGACAGGTGAAGAATTTGCACTAGTTGACAATGACACCTCTCCAAGCGGTGAAAAGGATTTCATCCTGTATAATCCATTCAAAAATTACGTTAGAAAAAAGATTAACACACAAAATGCACCGTCTGTCCACATGGAGACTGAAAACATATTCATGTACATGATGCTTAAAAACATCCAGACATTATGTTTTACCGTTTCAAGAAAAACAACAGAACTAATTGCCATGTGGGCCAAAAAGGACATGACTCAAATAAAGGGGCAATTGGCTCATAGAATTGCAGCCTACCGTGCAGGCTATCAGGCAACTGAAAGACGAGAAATCGAAGATGGGCTTAAAAGCGGAAAATATCTTGGAGTTACATGTACCAATGCATTGGAGCTTGGAATAAACATCGGATCACTTGATGCTGTAATCATCTCAGGATATCCCGGAACAATGATTTCAACATGGCAACAGGCAGGAAGAGCAGGAAGGAGCAATCAAAAATCTCTGGCTGTACTGATTGCCTTTGAAAACCAGCTTGACCAATACTTCATGAATAATCCTAAATTCTTCTTTGACAAGGCTCATGAAAATGCAATCATTGATTTGAAAAATCCTATATTGCAGGATGCACACCTTCTATGTGCTGCAAAAGAACTTCCTTTGCAAAGAGGTGAAGCGGAAAAGTACTTTGATATTTCACAGGATGTTGTTGATAAGCTAGTTTCCCGCAAGGATTTATATGAAAATCATAGAGGGGACTTTATTTATCCGTACGACGATAATCCTGCAATGGACCATTCACTTGACCAAATATCTTCTGAAGAGTTTAAGGTAATGAATAATGGTCAACTTCTTGAAACTATGGAAAGGTCCCAGGTCTATCGTGAAGCTCATGAAGGTGCAATTCTAATCAACAAAGGGGACACTTATGTTGTAAATAGTGTTAATTTAAAGAATGGATTTGTTAATGTATCAAAACAGGAAGTTGATTATCATACAATGGTTTTAAACCAGACTGACATTAACATTAAAAAGAAACTGTCAAAAACAAAATATGGCAAGCTGACAATACACTTTGGCGAATTGACAGTTAGTGAAGATTACTTTAAATATAAAAAAATGCAATTTTCTAAGGCGGTTGGAACATACCCTCTTGATTTGCCGCCATTAAAATTCAATACCAAAGGATTGTGGTTTACAATACCAAAACAGGTTAAGGACACATTGGAGGATATGTTTCCAAATGAGGAGGAAGTCTTTGCGGGCGGATTGCATGGTGCAGAACATGCTTTAATCGGACTCTTTCCACTTCATACAATGTGTGACAGGTTTGATATTGGTGGACTTTCAACCAATTATCATGAAGACACACAGGAAGCTACAATATTCATTTATGACGGTTATGAAGGTGGAATTGGTATTTGTGAGAAAGCTGTTGATGTGTTTATAGAATTGTTAAATTCAACCATTGATTTATTGGATAATTGCCAATGCCAAAGCGGCTGTCCCGCTTGCATTTATTCTCCAAAATGTGGAAATGATAATAAGCCGTTGCATAAAAATGCCACTAAATATATTCTGGAATATATGAGGAATTTAATAGCTAGAAGTGATGAGGAAGTGGAAGCTGAAATCACTATTGAAAACGAGGAAATTCCCGATGAGTTTGATGATGCCCTTGAATTATATAATAAAGGGGATTATTCCGCTTCAAAAGATGTTCTCAATTCAATTTTGGCTCATGACAATAAACACTCCAATGCACTATCACTTATGGCGCAGATTTTATACGAGCAAGACCAAAGAGACATAGCATTGGTATTTACCAAAAAGGCACTTTCATGTGATAGGTCAAATGAAATGGCAAATGAACTTGAAGTGCTTCTTACCAATAAGCCCCAAAAACAGGAAGTTAAGCTGAATTCTCTTGATGATATAGAAACATTATATGAAGAGGCTTATGATTTATTTGAACAGGGCGATCTTGCAACTTCCTCAGAAATATTGGAAAAACTGTTGGATTTTGATGATAAAAATTCAGAAGCATTGGCATTGATGGGATTGATTTATTATCATTCAGGCATTTTCCAAAAGGCGATTGAGTATTATAAAAAGGCATCAAAAATAAATAAAAATGGTGAAATGGTCCGTGAGTTAAAAATGAGGGTTTCCTAG
- a CDS encoding Mur ligase family protein, with protein sequence MKAAVIGLGVEGKKAVNSLLNHGWEVYATDLNINVDLSGLNLPILDMNMIEEKQTVSIVGEKITVDLGFTNSYAIESCDAIAFSPSMYGGSFANRLLEDGDLLSDVLVKHKDLFTIGITGTNGKTTTVHMLKSILENAGKKVLVGGNGGGGFSGYYDLILEAEEGDYDILLVEVCDMTLDFANYCFDFDMVGLTNIGNDHMDVHKTIANYKNSLVRFFADKTIFTTFNQDFNSDFKESASQSISYFAYQDKLQLVGEFNLLNAGLATAIARELKIPKDVIRSTLENFKAVQGRLDVYKINDADVYVGKTDNSDALASVLAEKDFYALFIGTPRLNEIHRLDILDVAVKYNPEVIVLFPGLDDTLDLAIYRLNSLGYMGNIITVNTLDQIIELVAEYSHEEAILIGGNGQDVIIDIQDRIKEISEKLL encoded by the coding sequence TGTAATTGGATTAGGGGTAGAAGGTAAAAAGGCGGTAAACTCTCTTTTAAATCATGGTTGGGAAGTTTATGCTACTGATTTGAATATTAATGTTGATTTATCCGGTTTGAATTTGCCAATATTGGATATGAATATGATTGAGGAAAAACAAACAGTTTCAATAGTTGGGGAAAAGATAACTGTTGATTTGGGATTTACCAATTCATATGCTATTGAAAGTTGTGATGCAATAGCTTTTAGCCCTAGTATGTATGGCGGGTCATTTGCTAATCGTTTATTGGAAGATGGGGATTTGTTAAGTGATGTTTTAGTAAAGCATAAGGATCTTTTCACTATTGGAATTACAGGAACTAACGGTAAAACAACCACTGTTCACATGCTGAAAAGTATTTTAGAAAATGCCGGCAAAAAAGTTTTGGTTGGTGGAAACGGTGGTGGAGGATTTTCAGGTTATTATGATTTGATTCTTGAAGCTGAAGAGGGAGATTATGATATCCTGCTTGTTGAAGTCTGTGACATGACACTGGATTTTGCCAATTACTGTTTTGATTTTGATATGGTCGGTTTGACAAATATTGGCAATGACCATATGGATGTTCACAAGACCATTGCAAATTATAAAAACTCTCTTGTTAGATTTTTTGCTGATAAAACAATATTCACTACATTTAATCAGGATTTTAACTCTGATTTTAAGGAATCTGCCAGTCAAAGCATTTCTTATTTTGCCTATCAGGATAAGCTTCAATTGGTTGGTGAGTTCAATTTGCTTAATGCAGGACTTGCAACTGCCATTGCCCGTGAGCTTAAAATCCCAAAAGATGTAATCAGATCCACACTTGAGAATTTTAAGGCCGTTCAAGGCAGATTAGATGTTTATAAAATCAATGATGCTGATGTGTATGTTGGAAAAACGGATAATTCTGATGCATTAGCTTCAGTTTTAGCTGAAAAAGACTTTTATGCGTTATTCATAGGTACTCCAAGACTTAATGAAATACACAGGCTGGATATTCTTGATGTTGCAGTTAAATATAATCCTGAAGTAATTGTTCTCTTCCCTGGTCTTGATGACACTTTAGATTTGGCAATTTACAGACTTAATTCATTAGGTTATATGGGCAATATCATAACCGTTAACACTCTTGACCAAATTATTGAATTGGTTGCCGAGTATTCTCATGAAGAGGCTATTTTAATCGGTGGAAATGGTCAGGATGTTATTATAGATATTCAGGATAGAATTAAGGAAATATCTGAAAAACTATTGTAA
- a CDS encoding DEAD/DEAH box helicase encodes MITQEEFEEIVVKVLERDISSNEDQKKAIIAKANESLFLVAGPGSGKTTVMVLKILKFIFVDDINPEEIFATTFTRKAAEELYSRILGWGDEIKNHIFDSTDDFDLIGDVNRIDFNQIKVGTIDKLAEEIMRQNKEPGTNNPIVIEKFVSNSAMIKILSENELYKNEALQEFLKTLTGREKFDEPSKMSEILLVIKDRIYQDKLDIDELSKEITHDKGMEITLNCIKKYRDLLIERNTMDFTILESRFLTMLKENRLDLFLDNVKIVLIDEYQDTNLIQEEIYFTIAKSALKNNGNITVVGDDDQSLYRFRGATVDLFTNYKQRANDKLGIDVEEINLKTNYRSTDNIINLCNHFVELDDDYQLARVKNKPKIIAPDFEKDTMPILGLFRNNVEMLSKSLSNLLSKLINEGEVHPKVLKVLDEDYFRQVDGNIDIARLQQINQEREKQGKRIERLTLKLDDEYGSASDVAILSYSPKEKQFGNNSLLYYLRRHLKKQRNPIEVFNPRGIELQKVEIVEIFCGLMLECIDPESKIQLSDKTIPNLAKVTMTRWRVRAREYIKLNPEPHEPINLSQFVLYWQNRIPRGSDKWPQKASLMELAYKLVTWIDELQDDVEGIVYLEAITKSITQTGFFSKYYSNISFYNKETEKESILEAIWNIFIPLASGGIQIDESLLETLPDDRVNVLSIHQSKGLEFPLVIVDVGSKFKDNNIKTQHLRFPKKSAKNITIEDTIRRYSELGESERSEKDRSFDDLTRLYFVAFSRAESVLLLVGLNSAIEGYTRKKDHFNIPNVAVGWSRDEKYHGFNEIYLI; translated from the coding sequence ATGATTACTCAAGAAGAATTTGAAGAGATTGTAGTGAAAGTACTTGAAAGAGACATTTCTTCAAATGAAGACCAAAAAAAAGCAATTATCGCCAAAGCAAATGAATCATTATTCTTGGTTGCAGGTCCCGGAAGCGGAAAAACTACCGTAATGGTGTTAAAAATATTAAAATTCATATTTGTTGATGACATCAATCCTGAAGAGATTTTTGCAACAACTTTTACAAGAAAAGCGGCAGAAGAATTATATTCAAGAATCCTGGGCTGGGGAGATGAAATTAAAAATCATATATTTGACAGTACAGATGATTTTGACCTGATTGGAGATGTAAATCGGATTGACTTTAACCAGATAAAAGTTGGGACAATCGATAAGTTGGCAGAAGAAATAATGAGGCAAAACAAAGAGCCCGGAACCAACAATCCAATTGTCATAGAAAAATTTGTTTCAAACTCCGCAATGATAAAGATTCTAAGTGAAAATGAATTATATAAAAACGAAGCTCTTCAGGAATTCCTTAAAACACTGACAGGCCGAGAAAAATTTGATGAACCATCAAAAATGAGTGAAATTTTACTTGTAATTAAAGACAGAATCTATCAGGACAAGCTAGACATTGATGAGTTATCTAAAGAGATAACTCATGATAAAGGAATGGAAATCACACTGAATTGCATTAAGAAATATAGGGATTTGCTAATCGAGAGAAATACAATGGATTTTACAATCCTTGAATCTAGATTTTTAACAATGCTTAAAGAAAACAGACTGGATTTATTTTTAGATAATGTTAAAATCGTTTTAATCGATGAATATCAGGACACCAATTTGATTCAGGAAGAAATCTATTTCACAATTGCAAAATCCGCACTTAAAAACAATGGAAATATTACAGTTGTAGGAGACGATGACCAATCCCTTTATCGTTTCAGAGGAGCTACTGTAGATTTATTCACCAATTATAAGCAACGTGCGAATGATAAATTGGGGATTGATGTAGAAGAAATCAATCTTAAAACTAATTACCGTTCAACAGACAACATCATCAACCTTTGCAATCATTTTGTTGAACTCGATGACGATTATCAGCTTGCAAGGGTTAAAAACAAACCAAAAATCATAGCCCCTGATTTTGAAAAGGACACAATGCCAATACTGGGACTTTTTAGAAACAATGTGGAGATGCTGTCAAAATCATTGTCCAACTTACTTTCAAAACTTATCAATGAAGGAGAAGTGCATCCTAAGGTTTTAAAAGTCCTTGATGAAGATTATTTCAGACAAGTTGATGGAAACATTGATATTGCCAGATTACAGCAGATTAATCAGGAGCGTGAAAAGCAGGGAAAAAGAATTGAAAGGCTGACCCTCAAATTAGATGATGAATACGGATCCGCATCAGATGTTGCAATATTGTCATATTCTCCTAAAGAAAAACAGTTTGGGAACAATTCACTTTTATATTACTTGAGAAGACATTTAAAAAAGCAAAGAAATCCAATTGAAGTCTTTAATCCAAGAGGCATTGAACTTCAAAAGGTTGAAATTGTGGAAATATTCTGCGGACTGATGCTTGAATGCATTGACCCTGAAAGCAAAATTCAGTTAAGTGACAAAACTATTCCGAATCTTGCAAAGGTTACAATGACCAGATGGAGAGTCCGTGCACGAGAATACATTAAACTAAACCCAGAACCTCACGAACCGATTAACTTAAGCCAATTTGTCCTTTACTGGCAGAATAGAATTCCAAGGGGAAGTGACAAATGGCCACAAAAAGCCAGCCTAATGGAGCTTGCATACAAACTAGTTACTTGGATTGATGAACTGCAGGATGATGTTGAAGGAATAGTTTATCTTGAAGCGATTACCAAATCCATTACGCAGACCGGTTTTTTCAGCAAATACTATTCAAACATTTCATTTTACAATAAGGAAACTGAAAAGGAATCAATTTTAGAAGCCATCTGGAACATTTTCATTCCACTTGCAAGCGGAGGAATACAAATTGATGAATCATTACTTGAAACTCTGCCTGATGATAGGGTGAATGTTCTGTCAATACACCAGTCAAAAGGATTGGAATTTCCATTAGTAATTGTTGATGTGGGTTCGAAGTTTAAAGACAACAACATCAAAACACAGCACTTAAGATTCCCGAAAAAATCTGCCAAAAACATTACAATCGAAGACACCATACGCAGATACAGTGAATTGGGCGAATCCGAAAGAAGTGAAAAGGACCGCTCGTTCGATGATTTGACACGCCTTTACTTTGTTGCATTTTCAAGAGCAGAAAGTGTATTGCTGTTGGTGGGTTTAAATTCAGCGATTGAAGGATATACACGTAAAAAAGACCACTTCAACATACCTAATGTTGCCGTCGGATGGAGCAGAGATGAAAAATATCACGGATTTAATGAAATTTACTTAATATAG